A window from Triticum aestivum cultivar Chinese Spring chromosome 6D, IWGSC CS RefSeq v2.1, whole genome shotgun sequence encodes these proteins:
- the LOC123142241 gene encoding ankyrin repeat-containing protein At5g02620 isoform X2 translates to MASSTGLTAPSSPVGTNTTPPPATTMEPNMDAGLLALACSGSFHDLESFLDGKPAAFTMGSSATQPPDLYAVTVGGNTLLHVVAASHGDSEDLLDKARLVYSKAHSLLFVQNNEGDTPLHCAARAWNIPMMSLLIDLANGQGINNAKGLLETQNKLKETALHEAVRFGSNDMVNLLMARDPELATLPEEGTSPLYLAILLENGIIAKTLYELSGGVLSYSGPNGRNALHVAVQRSQDLTKMLLEWNNDLIQQGDANGIMPLQFAVVDILRRRKRASQPICFELLKVNPDALYQSDRNGSFPTHVAASVGATSIITDFLMKSHNCAGLLDARGRTFLHVAVDKMKIGIVDYACRNISLSWILNIQDKDGNTALHIAESDAQILGVLNYIGAKRGISHQGFLNEYDTDQARQDEIHLLRQMKEGTQSRCICSVLIATVTFGAMFTMPGGYRDEDHTHAGSPILAGTFGFDIFFMANTLAFAFSTTATIFLMFSGDPTVPLGIRKVLFRRSISIILISVSCMTLAFTIAAVMMLVPVALMSAFAVVLSVDLVVVYVCWEAVFKSIFLFAALCRRNGIWYGIVWACPFAAVFFMSSISVACSFALGSHAGGKVEPPAQPPAPFA, encoded by the exons ATGGCGTCGAGCACCGGGCTGACAGCTCCGAGCTCACCGGTTGGGACAAATACTACTCCTCCACCGGCGACCACCATGGAGCCCAATATGGACGCCGGGCTGCTAGCATTGGCTTGTTCCGGATCTTTCCACGATCTGGAATCATTCCTCGACGGGAAACCAGCCGCCTTCACCATGGGAAGCTCGGCCACGCAGCCACCTGATCTGTACGCCGTTACCGTTGGAGGTAACACTCTTCTCCATGTGGTGGCCGCCAGCCATGGCGACTCTGAGGACTTACTGGATAAAGCCAGACTTGTCTACAGCAAGGCGCACAGCCTCCTCTTCGTGCAAAACAACGAGGGAGATACGCCCCTGCATTGTGCTGCACGGGCGTGGAATATCCCAATGATGTCTCTTCTCATTGATCTTGCCAATGGCCAGGGTATTAACAACGCTAAGGGGCTGCTGGAAACACAGAACAAGCTCAAAGAGACAGCCTTGCACGAGGCCGTCCGCTTTGGGAGCAATGATATGGTCAATTTGCTCATGGCCCGTGATCCAGAATTGGCCACTCTTCCTGAGGAAGGTACTTCACCATTGTACCTCGCCATCTTACTGGAAAATGGAATCATCGCAAAAACACTCTACGAGTTGAGCGGTGGGGTTCTTTCATACTCTGGACCAAATGGACGAAATGCATTGCATGTTGCTGTTCAGCGGAGCCAAG ATCTCACGAAGATGTTGTTAGAATGGAACAATGACCTTATACAACAAGGGGATGCAAACGGAATTATGCCTCTTCAATTTGCCGTTGTAGATATTCTGCGTCGAAGGAAAAGAGCCAGCCAACCCATATGTTTCGAATTATTGAAAGTCAATCCAGATGCACTGTATCAATCAGACCGCAATGGATCATTTCCGACACACGTGGCTGCATCCGTTGGTGCAACATCGATTATCACTGATTTTCTTATGAAGTCACACAATTGCGCTGGCTTGCTTGATGCTAGGGGAAGGACATTTCTTCATGTTGCTGTTGACAAAATGAAAATAGGGATTGTCGACTATGCTTGTCGAAACATATCACTATCATGGATTTTGAATATACAAGACAAAGATGGGAATACTGCACTCCACATAGCT GAAAGTGATGCACAAATACTCGGGGTACTCAACTATATCGGTGCTAAAAGGGGTATTTCTCACCAGGGTTTCTTGAATGAATACGATACTGACCAAGCAAGACAGGATGAAATACATTTGTTGAGACAAATGAAAGAGGGGACACAAAGTCGTTGTATTTGCTCCGTCCTAATTGCAACCGTGACGTTTGGTGCAATGTTCACCATGCCTGGAGGTTATAGAGATGAGGATCACACTCATGCAGGGTCACCAATTCTTGCTGGAACGTTTGGTTTTGATATATTCTTCATGGCCAACACACTTGCCTTTGCTTTCTCAACCACAGCTACAATTTTTCTCATGTTTTCTGGGGATCCCACGGTACCCCTTGGGATCCGGAAAGTGCTATTTCGAAGGTCCATCTCCATCATATTGATATCAGTGTCTTGCATGACGCTTGCCTTTACAATTGCTGCAGTTATGATGTTAGTTCCAGTTGCTCTTATGTCTGCATTTGCAGTTGTCCTCAGTGTTGATCTCGTAGTGGTGTATGTCTGTTGGGAAGCAGTATTCAAGTCTATTTTTCTGTTCGCAGCACTCTGTAGGAGAAATGGGATATGGTACGGGATAGTCTGGGCATGCCCATTTGCAGCAGTATTCTTCATGTCATCTATTTCTGTGGCCTGTTCGTTTGCCCTGGGGAGTCACGCCGGTGGCAAGGTGGAACCACCGGCACAACCACCGGCACCATTTGCTTGA
- the LOC123142241 gene encoding ankyrin repeat-containing protein At5g02620 isoform X1: MASSTGLTAPSSPVGTNTTPPPATTMEPNMDAGLLALACSGSFHDLESFLDGKPAAFTMGSSATQPPDLYAVTVGGNTLLHVVAASHGDSEDLLDKARLVYSKAHSLLFVQNNEGDTPLHCAARAWNIPMMSLLIDLANGQGINNAKGLLETQNKLKETALHEAVRFGSNDMVNLLMARDPELATLPEEGTSPLYLAILLENGIIAKTLYELSGGVLSYSGPNGRNALHVAVQRSQDLTKMLLEWNNDLIQQGDANGIMPLQFAVVDILRRRKRASQPICFELLKVNPDALYQSDRNGSFPTHVAASVGATSIITDFLMKSHNCAGLLDARGRTFLHVAVDKMKIGIVDYACRNISLSWILNIQDKDGNTALHIAVRKRSVRMFCSLLGNRQVHLNLMNGKGETPSDIAHQNLPEGTRYIKWESDAQILGVLNYIGAKRGISHQGFLNEYDTDQARQDEIHLLRQMKEGTQSRCICSVLIATVTFGAMFTMPGGYRDEDHTHAGSPILAGTFGFDIFFMANTLAFAFSTTATIFLMFSGDPTVPLGIRKVLFRRSISIILISVSCMTLAFTIAAVMMLVPVALMSAFAVVLSVDLVVVYVCWEAVFKSIFLFAALCRRNGIWYGIVWACPFAAVFFMSSISVACSFALGSHAGGKVEPPAQPPAPFA, from the exons ATGGCGTCGAGCACCGGGCTGACAGCTCCGAGCTCACCGGTTGGGACAAATACTACTCCTCCACCGGCGACCACCATGGAGCCCAATATGGACGCCGGGCTGCTAGCATTGGCTTGTTCCGGATCTTTCCACGATCTGGAATCATTCCTCGACGGGAAACCAGCCGCCTTCACCATGGGAAGCTCGGCCACGCAGCCACCTGATCTGTACGCCGTTACCGTTGGAGGTAACACTCTTCTCCATGTGGTGGCCGCCAGCCATGGCGACTCTGAGGACTTACTGGATAAAGCCAGACTTGTCTACAGCAAGGCGCACAGCCTCCTCTTCGTGCAAAACAACGAGGGAGATACGCCCCTGCATTGTGCTGCACGGGCGTGGAATATCCCAATGATGTCTCTTCTCATTGATCTTGCCAATGGCCAGGGTATTAACAACGCTAAGGGGCTGCTGGAAACACAGAACAAGCTCAAAGAGACAGCCTTGCACGAGGCCGTCCGCTTTGGGAGCAATGATATGGTCAATTTGCTCATGGCCCGTGATCCAGAATTGGCCACTCTTCCTGAGGAAGGTACTTCACCATTGTACCTCGCCATCTTACTGGAAAATGGAATCATCGCAAAAACACTCTACGAGTTGAGCGGTGGGGTTCTTTCATACTCTGGACCAAATGGACGAAATGCATTGCATGTTGCTGTTCAGCGGAGCCAAG ATCTCACGAAGATGTTGTTAGAATGGAACAATGACCTTATACAACAAGGGGATGCAAACGGAATTATGCCTCTTCAATTTGCCGTTGTAGATATTCTGCGTCGAAGGAAAAGAGCCAGCCAACCCATATGTTTCGAATTATTGAAAGTCAATCCAGATGCACTGTATCAATCAGACCGCAATGGATCATTTCCGACACACGTGGCTGCATCCGTTGGTGCAACATCGATTATCACTGATTTTCTTATGAAGTCACACAATTGCGCTGGCTTGCTTGATGCTAGGGGAAGGACATTTCTTCATGTTGCTGTTGACAAAATGAAAATAGGGATTGTCGACTATGCTTGTCGAAACATATCACTATCATGGATTTTGAATATACAAGACAAAGATGGGAATACTGCACTCCACATAGCTGTAAGAAAAAGAAGTGTGAGAATGTTTTGTTCTCTGTTAGGGAATAGACAAGTACACTTGAATTTGATGAATGGGAAAGGGGAGACTCCATCAGATATAGCACATCAAAATCTTCCTGAAGGAACACGATATATCAAATGG GAAAGTGATGCACAAATACTCGGGGTACTCAACTATATCGGTGCTAAAAGGGGTATTTCTCACCAGGGTTTCTTGAATGAATACGATACTGACCAAGCAAGACAGGATGAAATACATTTGTTGAGACAAATGAAAGAGGGGACACAAAGTCGTTGTATTTGCTCCGTCCTAATTGCAACCGTGACGTTTGGTGCAATGTTCACCATGCCTGGAGGTTATAGAGATGAGGATCACACTCATGCAGGGTCACCAATTCTTGCTGGAACGTTTGGTTTTGATATATTCTTCATGGCCAACACACTTGCCTTTGCTTTCTCAACCACAGCTACAATTTTTCTCATGTTTTCTGGGGATCCCACGGTACCCCTTGGGATCCGGAAAGTGCTATTTCGAAGGTCCATCTCCATCATATTGATATCAGTGTCTTGCATGACGCTTGCCTTTACAATTGCTGCAGTTATGATGTTAGTTCCAGTTGCTCTTATGTCTGCATTTGCAGTTGTCCTCAGTGTTGATCTCGTAGTGGTGTATGTCTGTTGGGAAGCAGTATTCAAGTCTATTTTTCTGTTCGCAGCACTCTGTAGGAGAAATGGGATATGGTACGGGATAGTCTGGGCATGCCCATTTGCAGCAGTATTCTTCATGTCATCTATTTCTGTGGCCTGTTCGTTTGCCCTGGGGAGTCACGCCGGTGGCAAGGTGGAACCACCGGCACAACCACCGGCACCATTTGCTTGA